The genomic window TCGCTTCGTTCTGCACCGCTCGGACGACTTCGGTCTCGCCGAGCAGAGAACCTACGGTGACGGGGTCGTGACGGGCTATGGCCGCATCGATGGCCGTCTCGTGTACGTCTTCTCGCAAGATTTCACGGTATTCGGCGGCTCGCTCTCCGAGACGTTCGCGGAGAAGATCTGCAAGATCATGGATCTCGCCGTGCGCAACGGCGCGCCGGTAATCGGGCTCAATGACTCCGGTGGCGCACGCATTCAGGAGGGCGTGCTGTCGCTGGCCGGCTACGCCGATATTTTCTTGCGGAACACGCTCGCGTCCGGAGTCGTACCACAAATCTCGGCAGTTCTCGGCCCGTGTGCCGGTGGCGCTGTCTACTCCCCGGCAATCACGGACTTCACGTACATGGTGCGCGGCAGCTCGTACATGTTCGTCACCGGACCTAACGTGGTGAAGACGGTGACGCACGAGGACGTGACGATGGAGCACCTGGGCGGTGCCGACACGCACGCCAGGACGTCCGGCGTCGCGCACTTCGCGTTCGATTCCGAGCCGGCGTGTCTCCAGGCCATTCGCGATCTGTTTCGCTTCATTCCGTCGAACAACATCGACGATCCGCCACGCGGCAAGGGGACCGATCCGCGCGATCGGCGTGATGAGCAATTGCTCGACGTGGTGCCGGACAATCCCAATAAGCCATACGACATGCACGAGGTCATCAAACGGGTCGTCGATGACCAGGGCTTCTACGAGGTGCAGTGCGACTACGGCGCAAACATAGTCTGCGGCTTCGCTCACTTGGGTGGATTCAGCGTTGGGATCGTGGCGAATCAGCCGGCTGTGCTTGCCGGCGTGCTCGATATCAATGCGTCGCTCAAGGCGGCGCGCTTTATTCGCTTTTGCGACGCCTTCAACCTCCCGATCGTTACGTTCGAGGACGTACCGGGATTCCTGCCTGGCGTCTCACAAGAGCACGGGGGCATCATCAAGCACGGTGCGAAGCTGCTCTACGCCTATTGCGAAGCGACGGTGCCGAAGTTGACGGTCATCACTCGTAAGGCATATGGCGGTGCGTACGACGTCATGTCGTCGAAGCACATCCGCGGCGACTACAACGTCGCCTGGCCGACGGCGGAGATCGCGGTCATGGGTCCAAAGGGCGCCGTGGAGATTCTCTTCCGGAAGGAGATCGCCGACAGCGGCGATGGCGAACGCGCGACCGAAGCGAAGATCGATGAGTATCGTCAGAAATTCGCCCACCCGTACGTCGCGGCGAGTCGGGGTTTTCTCGACGACATCATCGATCCCCGCGATACGCGTCCGCGACTCATCGACGCGCTCGAGACCCTGCAAACCAAGCGGGATAGGAATCCGCCGAAGAAGCACGGCAACATTCCCTTGTAAGTGCTTGATGTTTTCAAAGATTCTCATCGCCAATCGCGGCGAGATCGCGCTCCGCGTCATTCGCGCCTGCCACGAGATGGGCATTCGCGCCGTCGCGGTCTACAGCGACGCGGACGCGCGGGCTCCGCACGTCCGCGCCGCTGACGAAGCCGTTCGCATCGGTGCGCCGCCGTCGTCCGAGAGCTACCTGCGCGGCGAGCGAATCATCGACGCCGCCAAGGCGACCGGCGCCGAAGCGATTCATCCCGGTTACGGCTTCCTCTCCGAGCGCGAATGGTTCGCTCGCGCCGTACGAGACGCTGGCCTCGTTTTCGTTGGCCCGCCACCGGAGGCCATCGCCGCAATGGGAAGTAAGACCGCGGCGCGTCAACTCGCGATCGAGGCTGGCGTCCCCGTCGTTCCCGGAACGACGGAGGCGTTGCGGGACGCGAACGAGGCACGGGACATCGCCGAGCGGTTTGGCTATCCCGTGTTGTTGAAAGCGGCAGCGGGTGGCGGCGGCAAGGGAATGCGCGTCGTTCACGCCGAGGATGCGCTGGCGTCTTCGCTCGAAGCCGCGCGCCGCGAGGCGAAGGCAGCCTTTGGCGACGATGCCGTCTACGTCGAGAAGTACATCGTTGGTCCGCGCCACGTCGAGATCCAGGTTCTCGGCGACACGCACGGCAATATGATTTCACTCAACGAGCGCGAATGTTCAGTGCAGCGGCGCCACCAGAAGATGATCGAGGAAGCACCGAGCGTCGCCGTGAGCACCGAGCTACGACGTCGCATGGGTGACACGGCGGTTCGCGCCGCACGTGCAGCGGGGTACGTCAACGCCGGCACGTGCGAGTTTCTCCTCGATGCGAATGGCGACTTCTTCTTCCTGGAGATGAACACGCGGCTTCAGGTGGAGCATCCCGTGACCGAGCTGGTAACGGGCATCGATCTGGTGCAGTGGCAGCTCCGTGTGGCCGCGGGCGAGAAGCTGCCCTTCGCGCAGGAAGACATCGTGCCTCGCGGATGGGCCATGGAGTGTCGCATAACGAGTGAAGACCCGGCGAACGGTTTTCTGCCTTCGACCGGGCGCGTGCGTCATCTCCATTTGCCGGCGGGGCCCGGAGTGCGGTGGGATGGCGGGATCGAGGTCGGGAGCGAGGTAACGCTCCACTACGATCCGATGCTCGCGAAGCTCATTGTCTGGGCAGCGACGCGAGAGCTTGCCATCGGTCGAATGCATCGAGCGCTCCTCGAACTGACAATCGAAGGCGTAGAAACCTCGCGCGACTTTCACCTGCGCGTGATGGAAGACGACGAGTTTCGTCGCGGCGCGATCGAGATTCAGTGGCTCGAGCGTCGCTTGCCGTCGTTGTTAGGCACACAGGCGCCGGAAGGGCCCGCCAGGATTGCCGCGATCGCTGCCGCGCTTCTCGCCGATCGAGAACGGGGAACTCCGCGCCCGCACACAGCAGGCCCGACGGTCAGCGAGACGAAGCCGGATGGCTGGAAGCATGTGGCACGACTGGACGCTCTCCGATGAGTGTCGCCGCCGCACCGAGCGTCGTCGATCTGGCCGTACAAAGTATCGCGGCGGGCGGTGACGGCGTGGGACGGAGCGAAGGGATGGTTGTCTTCGTTCCGCGTACGGCGCCCGGCGATCTCGCGCGCGTCCGTCTTCAGCCGGGAAAGCGATTCGCGCGTGGGCATCTCGAGTCGCTCATCGAGGCGTCGAGTGTGCGCGTCGAACCGCCATGCAAGCATTATCGAGCCGACGACTGCGGCGGATGCCAACTCCAGCACATTCGCTACGAGGCGCAGCTCGAATCCAAGCAAGGCATCGTGCGCGACGCGCTCACGCATATCGGCAGGCGACCGATCGAAGTGCCGGCGACTCGACCGAGCGCGCGCCAATGGCGCTACCGCACCAAGCTCACGCTCGCGATGAAATGCACGAGCGACGCCTGGACGATGGGACTACATCCGTACGATGATCCCATCGGTGTTTTCCAGCTCGAGGATTGTCCGGTCACTGACGATCGCGTCGTCGGCGCGTGGCGTGAGATCATGCGCGCTGCGTCGCTCCTTCCCGAGGCGCGGGCGTTGCGCGGCACGGTTCGTCTTGCCGGCGACGAGATCGTCGTCCACATCAAGGGCGCGTCCGCTTGGCCCGCGAGTGCGGCGTTCTTCGAAGCCGTGCCGTCGGCCAGCGCGCTGTGGTGGGCGCCTGACGAGAAGGGCGCACGCTTGCTTCACGAGCGCCGGCACGTGCCCGCCGGCACCGCGTTCGGACAGATCAATACCGAGGTCGCTAGAGAGCTTCGTGCGCACGTCATCGACCGCGTGCGTGCGCACTCACCATCCACTGTTGTCGACGCGTACGCTGGGACCGGTGATACCGCGGCACCGCTTGCGGCGCTAGGCATCCGTGTCAGTGCCATCGAGCTTGATCGCGACGCCGCGGCGGTCTGTCGCGCGCGCTTGCCGGCGGACTCGAGAAGCCTCGTTGGCAAAGTCGAGAATCTTCTGATGAAGACGCTGCCGGCGGACGTGGTCATCGTCAACCCGCCGCGCATCGGACTCCACGAGCGCGTGACGTCGATGCTCGAGCGTTTGCGGCAGCGTCCGCGCGCCATCGTGTACGTGAGCTGTGATCCGGCTACGCTCGCGCGCGACCTTGGCCGGCTGTCGGAATATCGCGTGGCGTCCATCGAGACCTTCGACATGTTTCCCCAGACGGCGCACATCGAGACCGTCTGCGAGTTGGTCCCGGTGGCGGCATGAAGTACACGGTCACCGTGAATGGTTCCGAGATCGTCGTCCATCTCGACGGCGAGAACGCACAGGTCGGCGAGACCTCTGTTCATGCCCGCCTCGCCGATGGCGACGCCGGTCCGGAGCGCATTCTCATGATCGGCGACGCGGTGCATCGTGTCGCCGTGCGCCCGGGTGAAACGCGGGGACGATACACGCTGTGGGTCGACGGCTTCCGGTTCGATGTCGAGGCGCTCGACGAGCGATCACGGGCGATACGCGAGCTATCCGCGGCCACGATGGCGCCGAAAGGGCCAGCGCCGCTGGTCGCGCCGATGCCCGGAATGATCGTGCGCGTGAACGTGAACGCCGGTGAGGTCGTGAAGCCGGGGCAGGGCCTCGTCGTGATGGAGGCGATGAAGATGGAAAACGAGCTTCGCGCGACGACGGCGGGTGCCGTTAGGCGCGTTCTCGTAACACCCGGGACGGCGGTCGAGAAAGGCGCACTCTTACTCGAGATGGAGTGACCATGAGCAAGTTTGCAACGCGGTCGGCCTCACTCGTACTGGCAGTGTGCGCGGCGACGTCGCTTGGGGCGCAGGCTGCGCCGCCCTCGACGGAGATCTATATCGCACCCGTGCGAATGGAGCGCGGAAAGCCCGTGGTCGGGATGCCCCTGAACATCACCAATCGGCCAGGCTACGATAACCAGCCCTCGTTCACGCCGGATTCGCGCGCGATCCTGTTCACGTCCGTGCGCGCGGACGCGCAGGCGGACATCTATCGCTACGATCTGCGCACGAAGGTGACGTCACGCGTGACCGCGACGCCCGAGAGCGAGTATTCCGCGACGGTGTACGGCGACGGCGCGCGCTTCAGCGTCATTCGCGTCGAGGCGGATTCGACGCAGCGCCTCTGGAGCTTCCGACTGGACGGGAGCGACCCGCGCCTCGTGTTCGACGCGATCAAGCCCGTCGGCTATCACGTCTGGATCGACTCCACGACCGTCGCGATGTTCACCCTCGGGCGCCCTAACGCCCTCGTGCTCGCGGACACGCGCGTCGGTCATCCAGACACGCTCGCGCGCGACATCGGCCGGTCGCTCCTTCCGCTCCCCAGAGGGGATGGGTTCTCGTTCGTGCAGCGTGCCAAGGACAGCACGTGGGTCCTCACGGCGGTTGACGTCCGAGGATCGGGACGGGAGCGGCGGACGATGGTTATGCCATTGGTTCGAATGCCTGCCGGCGCCGACTACGTCGCGTGGGTCGCGCCCGCGCTCGCGGTCGCCGGTTCGGGTAGCAAGCTCCTGGTCTGGCGGGGCTCGGAGAAGGCAACGGAATGGAGCGAGCTCGCCGATTTCACGAAGGACGGGCTCACGCACATTTCCCGTTTGGCGTTCAGCCCGGATCGCCGGTGGTTGGCGATCGTGGCCGAGCCGGCAAAGTAGCAATTGGCAGCGAGCGGCGCCGTCAAGTAGCGCGCGCGTTGCACGCGCTACTTGACCCATTCTAAGTGCTTATCTAGCATTCATGTCTGCCAAAAAATGCCCAGAGGGCTGCCGAGACCCGGGTTGCATTACGCACCGGTGAGGCCAGTACTCGTTTTCAGGTCAGTCAATGGGGACTTACAGCGCCAGACCGCGCGATATCAAGCAAGAGTGGTTCGTCGTCGATGCCGAGGGGAAGGTGCTCGGCCGACTCGCGAGTGAAATCGCGAAGATCATTCGCGGAAAGCACAAACCAATCTTCACGCCGCACATGGACACGGGCGATGGCGTCATCGTCATCAACGCCTCGAAGATCCGCGTCACCGGCCGCAAAGCAGAGAACAAGGAATACTTCCGCCACACCGGCTACATGGGCCATGCGCGATTTACGACCCTCGGGACCATGCTGCAGAAGCATCCCGAGCGCGTGATCGAGAAGGCTGTGTACGGCATGCTGCCGAAGACGGCACTGGGCCGACAGGTGCTGCGAGGCAAGCTACGTGTCTACGCGGATGCGGATCATCCGCACGTCGCGCAGCAGCCCAAGCCACTCTCCTTCAGCTCGAGCGAGTAGTAACATGGCCGATACCGTTCATGCAATCGGACGCCGCAAGGAAGCGGTGTGCCGTGTGTACGTAAAGCCGGGCTCCGGCAAGTGGGACGTCAACGGTCGCACGCTGGGCGATTATTTCCCGCGCCCCGCGTTGGTCACGGCCATTCAGCAGCCATTCACCGCCACCGACATGCTTGGCCGCTACGACGTGAAGGCCAACGTCGAGGGCGGCGGTTCCACTGGCCAGGCGGGCGCGCTGCGGCTCGCCGTCGCGCGGGCGCTGGTGCAGGTCGATGAGGCGCATCGTCGCAAGTTGCGCGATCTCGGACTTCTCACTCGTGATGCGCGCGCCGTCGAGCGCAAGAAGCCGGGTCGTCCGAAGGCTCGTAAGCGATTCCAGTTCAGCAAGAGATAAACTTCATGCCTGATATGCAGCCCACGGTCGAACAGCTCCTCGCGGCGGGCGTCCACTTCGGACACCAGACGCGGCGCTGGAATCCCAAGATGCGCCGGTTCATCTTCGCCGAGCGCAACGGGATTCACATCATCGACCTGCAGAAGACCCTCCGGCAGATCGAGATCGCGCAGAAGTTGGCGCGTGATGTCATCATGCGCGGTGATAACGTGCTCTTCGTGTGTACGAAGCCCCAGCTCGCGCAGATCGTCCGCTCCGAGGCCGAGCGCTCCGGCGCGATGTTCATCACCGAGCGCTGGCTCGGCGGTCTCCTCACGAACTTCACGACGGTAAAAAAGCAGATCCGTCGCATGAAGGACCTCGAAGCAGGCACCGAGGCCGGCGGCGAGTTCGAGAACTACACGAAAAAAGAGCAGCTGATGCTCAATCGTGAGTCGGAGAAGCTCAAGAAGTACTTGCACGGCATCCGTTCGATGACGCGTCTGCCCGGTCTGCTCTTCATCGTCGACTCGAAGAAGGAGCGCATCGCCGTCAACGAAGCGAACAAGCTCACTATTCCGATCGTCGCCATTGCCGACACGAATGCGGATCCGGATTTGATTACGGTTCCCATCGCTGGTAACGACGACGCGATTCGCTCGGTGGAGTTGATCACCAAGGCGATTGCCGATGCGATTGTCGAGGCGCGCCAGTCGGCGCCCGTCCGTGAAGAGGTCGAGGAAGGGGAGGGACAGACCACCTATAGCTCGGATCGCGGCAGCGAGCCTGCCGAGGAAGGCGAGCGGCGACGTCGCCGCCGGCCACGGCGTCGCCGCGCCAAGCCAGAGGCGATTGCGGCGCGCCTCAAGGCTCCGGGCGAGGGCGAGAGTGTCGAGGGCGGTGGGGAAGCGGGTGACGTAGCGGAGGAAGTCGAGTAAAGCTCTGATGCGAGTAGATTTCTTGGCGCCGCCGGCTGATGCCGGCGGCGTTTCCACGACAGCACAGCAGGTTTGATATGACGACGATGGTAAGTCCCAAGGATGTGAAAGAGCTGCGCGACCGTACCGGCGCGGGCATGATGGATTGCAAGAAAGCGCTCGAGGAGACCGGCGGCGACATCGACAAGGCGGTCGAGCATCTGCGCAAGACGGGGGCGGCGAAAGCCGAGAAGCGCGCCGGCCGCACTGCGAGCGAAGGCGTGATCGGGCATTACTTGCACCACAACGGCAAGATCGCGGTACTCGTCGAGCTCAATTGCGAGACCGATTTCGTGGCGCGCAACGAGGAGTTCCAGCAGGTCGCGAAGTATGTCGCCGAGCACATCGCCGCCGCGGCGCCGATCGCTGTGGACAAGGAACAAATCCCGGGCGAGAAAGTCGAACAAGAACGCCGGATTTTCACCGAGCAGGTGAAACAGAGCGGCAAGCCGGCGAACATGATCGACAAGATCGTCGACGGGAAAATCGAGGCGTATTACAAGGACGTAGCACTCATGCACCAAGCGTGGGTGCGGGATCCCAAGAGAACCATCGGTGATCTCGTGAAGGAATTGTCTGCCAAGACTGGTGAGAACGTGCAGGTTCGACGCTTCGTTAGGTATCAACTCGGCGAGGCCTGATCATCGAGACCCGATCAGAAGTTACGAATCGCATGAGGCACGACACGGATCCGACAGGCGTCGAGCGCCTGTCGGATCTCCGATATCCAAGCGTTCTACTCAAGCTCTCCGGCGAGGCGCTCGCCGGAGAGAAAGGATTCGCGTGGGACTTCGCGATCCTCGAGCGGCTTGCAGGCGAGGTTGCTTCCGTCGTCGAAGCGGGTGCGTCTGTCGGATTGGTGATCGGTGGCGGAAATCTGGTGCGGGGCCGGTTGCTCTCGGAGTCCGAGAAAGTCGAGCGCGTGACTGGCGACTACATGGGCATGCTCGCGACGGTGATCAATGCGCTCGCCGTGCAGGACGTACTCGAGCGCAAGGGCCTGACGACGCGCGTCATGACGGCCATCAGGATGGAAGAGGTGGCGGAGCCGTACATACGCCGGCGAGCGCTTCGGCATCTCGAGAAGGGACGGATCGTCATTTTTGCCGCGGGAACGGGGAATCCGTACTTTTCCACGGACACTGCCGCGGTGCTGCGCGCCATCCAGATGAAAGCAAACGTCATCATCAAGGCGACGAGCGTCGACGGCGTCTACTCCGCCGATCCGAAACGCGATCCCAACGCGACGCTATATGAGGAGATCAGCTTCCGCAACGTGATGCTCGAGAATCTGGGTGTGATCGATCAGACGGCGATCACGCTCTGTAGTGAGAACCAGCTGCCGCTGATCGTTCTCAACATCCACCAGCCAGGCGCGTTTGTGAAAGCCGTTCGAGGCGAGCGCGTTGGCACTCTGGTTCGATGATGACTATTCAGCAGATTATCAAAGACATGCGTGGCGCGATGGACAAAGGCATCGAGAGCACGCGCCGGGAGTTCACCTCGATTCGTTCCGGCAAGGCGACGCCGAATATGCTCGACACCGTACGCGTCGACATGTACGGCACGTCGATGGCGCTCAACCAGGTTGCGCAGGTATCCGCGCCCGAATCGCGCATTCTGATCGTCACGCCATTCGATAAATCACAGGCAAAGGCCATCGAGAAGGCGATCCGCGAGTCTGACCTCGGCCTGGATCCATCGGCACAGGGAGCAATAATCCGCGTACCACTGCCGTCGATGAATGAGCAGCGGCGCAAGGAGCTTGTCAAAGTGGTCCACAAGCTCGCCGAGGAAGGAAAGATTGCCGTTAGGCACGCGCGTACGCACGCCCGCGAAGGGCTGAAGAAGTTGGAGGGCGTCTCCGAAGACGACGTCAAGCACGCCGAGAAGGAGCTGCAGAAGATCCACGACGATTACATCCACAAGATCGACGACTTGATCAAGGCCAAAGAGGCCGAGATCATGGAAGTCTGACTCGGCAGCGGCGCAAACCCGTGCGGCGAGCCGCGCCGGAGTTCTCGTGTCGGAGCTGACGCGGCGTGTTCTGGTCGGCGTCATCGCCGCGCCGCTGGGTATACTCGTTGTGTTTTACGGCGGCGCGCCGCTCGCTGCGCTCCTCGCTGTGCTGTCGGCGCTGGCCGCCTGGGAATTCTTCCGAATCGCGCGCGCCACTGGCCTAACGCCAATGGAGGATGTCGGCATTCCGCTCGCCGGCGTCGTACCGCTGTTCGTTCACGCGCGGTATCTGCGCCTCTACGAGCTTCCGCTCTCGGGAATGGCGATTGCCGTGCTCGCGATTCTCGCCCTCGCGATTTTCATCCGCGGCGCGAACGGCAAGCCGCTCGGTGCCGCGTCCTCCACCGTGCTCGGCGTGTTATACACGGGAGGAATGCTCAGCTTCGGGTACGCGATTCGGTATCACGATTACGTGATCGAATCCGTTCCCGTCCCGTTAGGCGGCATACGCGTCGCCGCCGGCGGCCTCTTGTTGCTGCTGCCCGTGTTGTTGACGTGGGCGTCTGACATCGGGGCGTATTTCGTGGGGCGCGCCTTCGGCAAACGGAAGCTCATGCCCTCGGTGAGTCCCGGCAAGACGGTCGCCGGTGCCGTCGGGGGAGTGGCCGCGACGGTCCTCGTCGGTTGGCTCTACAGCCGTTTCATCTTGACGCCGTCGACGCAGCTCGCCTTCGTGCGTGGGGGGATTTTCGCCTTTGCGTTGCTGGTGAGCGTCGCGGCGCAGGTCGGTGACCTCGCCGAGTCGCTGCTCAAGCGTGAGGCAGGCATGAAGGACAGCTCACACATCATCCCAGGCCACGGCGGCGTGCTCGATCGATTCGACAGTCTTCTGTTCGTCCTGCCGGTGGCTTTCGTGCTGTTCAATGCGTTGCTCGTCTGGGCGCCTCCGCGATGACGAAGCGACGGGTCGCGATCCTCGGATCCACCGGATCGATCGGGACGACCGCGCTGCGGGTCCTGAGCCGCCAACGTGAGCGTTTCGAGGTATCTGCCCTCACGGCGTTCAGTAACGCCGCGCTCCTCCGCGAGCAGGAGACGGAATTTCGTCCCGCGTTCGTTGGGCTCGTGAACAACGGCGCGATCGATCATGGCACGTGGCAATGCGGGCGCGAATGCCTCATCGCTGCCGCCACGCGCGACGACGTCGACATCGTTCTCAACGCCGTCGTTGGAGCGGCGGGCCTGGATGCGACGCTCGCGGCGCTCGAGCACGGCAAGCGCGTGGCGCTCGCGAACAAGGAGACCCTCGTTATGGCAGGACACCTCGTTCAGCAGGCGCGTGAGCGGGGCAAAGGCGAGCTCGTGCCCGTCGATAGCGAGCACAGTGCCATTCTGCAGTGCATCACGGGTCGTTCCGGCGTGGACGTGCGGCGCGTCATTCTCACGGCGTCAGGCGGGCCCTTCCGACACTGGACGCCCGAACAGATCGAGCGCGCGACGCTCGCGGACGCACTCCAGCATCCCACGTGGCGTATGGGACGAAAGATCACCGTTGACAGCGCTACTCTCGCGAACAAGGCCCTCGAGGTCATCGAGGCACATTATCTGTTCGGTCTCGCGTTCGAGCAGATCGATGTGGTCGTTCATCCGCAAAGCGTCGTACATTCGTTCGTCGAATTCGTGGACGGTAGCGTGCTGGCCCAACTCGGCGTACCCAGCATGGAGCTGCCAGTGCTATACGCGCTGACGCATCCCGAACGCGTGCCCGACACCGGTGTACCGCCTTTCGATCCCGTAGAGCTTTCACCGATGACCTTCGAGCGCGTTCGCGCCAAGGATTTTCCCGCGCTGGCATTGGGAGTCACCGCAGGCCGAACCGCCGGCGCCGCCCCGGCCGTATACAATGCGTCCAATGAAGAGGCCGTGTCGCTCTTTCTCGAGGGCCGCATCGGCTTCGCCGATATTCCGCGCGCAATCGAATCCGCGCTCGATGCGCTCGGCTCGGAGAACGGAGATACGCGCGACGCCATCATCGCCGCCGACGAGGCCGCGCGTCGCCACGTGAGGGACCGATTCCGATGTTAGCGATACTGTCACCAATCCTGGTCTTTGGGCTCGTGATCTTCGTGCATGAGCTTGGACACTTCATCGCCGCGAAAGCAGTCGGCGTGTACGCGCCGCGCTTCTCGATCGGCTTCGGGCCATCGCTCTTTCGCAAGCGCTGGGGCGAGACCGAGTACATCGTTGCCGCGCTCCCGCTCGGCGGTTATGTGCGTATGGCCTCGCGCCTCGATGAAGACGCGGCCTTTCTCGAGGGGGGCGGCGAGACGACGCCAAGACTGGAGAATCCGGATTTCGATCCGAATGCGATGATTCCATTCGGTCCGCTGCCGATACCGGAAAATCGTCTCTTCGAGAGCAAGCCGTTGCCGGCGCGCCTGTTGATTCTCATTGCCGGCGTCACCATGAACGTGCTGCTGACGTTCGTGATCGGCGTCGGCTTGGCACTTCACTTCGGGCGCCCCGTCACGACGACGCGCGTCATTGGGCTGGTTCGTCCGCTGCCTAACGCTCCGGCGCTTGCGCAGCTGCATCCGGGCGACACGCTGATTGCAGTGAATGGCAAAACGGTGCGGACCTGGGAGGATGCGCAGAGGGAGATCAGTCGAAGCACGTCGACGGTGGTTTTGCGCACCACGCGGACGACGATCAGCATCCCGCTCGGCGGGCCGAATGGGCCAACGACGACCGATTTATTGAGCTCGATCGACGTGCAATGGCCGCCCGTGCTGGACACGGTCGTCGAAGGCGGACGTGCCCAGATTGCTGGCCTTCAGAGCGGCGACAGCGTGACCGCCATCGACGGAAATCCCATCTCGACATGGGGCGAGCTCGTCGGAATCGTCTCCAAGGCAGCTGATCACCCTCTTCGCTTCACGGTCGTTCGGCACGGTCAATCGCAGGACGTTTCGGTGACGCCCAAACCGACGGCCGACACCCTCGGTGGAGGTATCCAAATCGTCGGCAGGATTGGCGCAGCTCACCCGCTCTCGAATCAGCGGGAGCCGCTGGGCCTCGGTGACGCTGTTGTCGCTGGTGGCCGGACAACCGCGTTCATGGCCAGTATGATCGTCGACATTGTGAAGGGGTTGCTCACACGGCGCATCTCGGTGGGGCAGCTCAGCGGGCCGGTTGGCATCACCAAAATGTCGGTGGAGGCCGCGCGCAGCGGACTCGAGAATCTACTCGGCCTCATCGCGCTGCTCAGCGTCAACGTCGCAATCCTGAACATGCTTCCAATCCCGATTCTGGACGGCGGCCAGATCCTGATCAACGTACTCGAGTCGGCGAAGGGTAAGCCCTTCAGCCTTCGCACACGCGAGTACATCCTGCGCTTCGGCCTTCTTGCAATCGCGCTGCTGTTCGTCGTCGTGATGTACAATGACACGCACAGCTGGTTCGCGTGGATTGCCAACTGGCTCGGAAGCCTAAGGGGCTAGCCGCTAACCGCTAGCCTCTGCTATGTTTCGTGGCTCATATCGCCAAGACAAAAGCAGCATCATCCGATGGCCGCCGCCCGGCGGGGATCTCACAGAATGGCTTTCGACAAGACCCCAACAGTTCAGAAGTATCGTACTTCGGAAAAAGATACCGGCTCCTCGCGCGTTCAGGTCGCGATTCTCACGGAGCGAATCAACTACCTCAACGACCACTTCCGGGTCCACAAGAAGGACCACCACAGTCGGCGTGGCTTGTTGAGGATGGTTGGCAGACGTCGCCGCTTGTTGAAGTACATGAGGCGGACAGACGTCGACGGGTATCGCCGAGTCGTACAAGAACTCGGGCTCCGGTATTGATCGGATGAAACACACGCAGCGCGCGGGCGCAATCTATGCAGCCCGCGCGTTTGCATTTCCCTGAGGCAAAATCGCAATGAAGCAAAGCGTCGAAAAGACGTTCGCCGGCCGGAAGCTCGTTATCGAAACGGGCGGCATGGCGAAGCAAGCGGCAGGCGCCGCGG from Gemmatimonadaceae bacterium includes these protein-coding regions:
- the accC gene encoding acetyl-CoA carboxylase biotin carboxylase subunit, producing the protein MFSKILIANRGEIALRVIRACHEMGIRAVAVYSDADARAPHVRAADEAVRIGAPPSSESYLRGERIIDAAKATGAEAIHPGYGFLSEREWFARAVRDAGLVFVGPPPEAIAAMGSKTAARQLAIEAGVPVVPGTTEALRDANEARDIAERFGYPVLLKAAAGGGGKGMRVVHAEDALASSLEAARREAKAAFGDDAVYVEKYIVGPRHVEIQVLGDTHGNMISLNERECSVQRRHQKMIEEAPSVAVSTELRRRMGDTAVRAARAAGYVNAGTCEFLLDANGDFFFLEMNTRLQVEHPVTELVTGIDLVQWQLRVAAGEKLPFAQEDIVPRGWAMECRITSEDPANGFLPSTGRVRHLHLPAGPGVRWDGGIEVGSEVTLHYDPMLAKLIVWAATRELAIGRMHRALLELTIEGVETSRDFHLRVMEDDEFRRGAIEIQWLERRLPSLLGTQAPEGPARIAAIAAALLADRERGTPRPHTAGPTVSETKPDGWKHVARLDALR
- a CDS encoding acetyl-CoA carboxylase biotin carboxyl carrier protein subunit, which encodes MKYTVTVNGSEIVVHLDGENAQVGETSVHARLADGDAGPERILMIGDAVHRVAVRPGETRGRYTLWVDGFRFDVEALDERSRAIRELSAATMAPKGPAPLVAPMPGMIVRVNVNAGEVVKPGQGLVVMEAMKMENELRATTAGAVRRVLVTPGTAVEKGALLLEME
- the rplM gene encoding 50S ribosomal protein L13; translation: MGTYSARPRDIKQEWFVVDAEGKVLGRLASEIAKIIRGKHKPIFTPHMDTGDGVIVINASKIRVTGRKAENKEYFRHTGYMGHARFTTLGTMLQKHPERVIEKAVYGMLPKTALGRQVLRGKLRVYADADHPHVAQQPKPLSFSSSE
- a CDS encoding acyl-CoA carboxylase subunit beta, producing MREKLEQLERRIAESELGGGADRLKAQHAKGKLSARERLDLLLDDGSFVEFDRFVLHRSDDFGLAEQRTYGDGVVTGYGRIDGRLVYVFSQDFTVFGGSLSETFAEKICKIMDLAVRNGAPVIGLNDSGGARIQEGVLSLAGYADIFLRNTLASGVVPQISAVLGPCAGGAVYSPAITDFTYMVRGSSYMFVTGPNVVKTVTHEDVTMEHLGGADTHARTSGVAHFAFDSEPACLQAIRDLFRFIPSNNIDDPPRGKGTDPRDRRDEQLLDVVPDNPNKPYDMHEVIKRVVDDQGFYEVQCDYGANIVCGFAHLGGFSVGIVANQPAVLAGVLDINASLKAARFIRFCDAFNLPIVTFEDVPGFLPGVSQEHGGIIKHGAKLLYAYCEATVPKLTVITRKAYGGAYDVMSSKHIRGDYNVAWPTAEIAVMGPKGAVEILFRKEIADSGDGERATEAKIDEYRQKFAHPYVAASRGFLDDIIDPRDTRPRLIDALETLQTKRDRNPPKKHGNIPL
- the rpsI gene encoding 30S ribosomal protein S9 is translated as MADTVHAIGRRKEAVCRVYVKPGSGKWDVNGRTLGDYFPRPALVTAIQQPFTATDMLGRYDVKANVEGGGSTGQAGALRLAVARALVQVDEAHRRKLRDLGLLTRDARAVERKKPGRPKARKRFQFSKR
- the tsf gene encoding translation elongation factor Ts, whose translation is MTTMVSPKDVKELRDRTGAGMMDCKKALEETGGDIDKAVEHLRKTGAAKAEKRAGRTASEGVIGHYLHHNGKIAVLVELNCETDFVARNEEFQQVAKYVAEHIAAAAPIAVDKEQIPGEKVEQERRIFTEQVKQSGKPANMIDKIVDGKIEAYYKDVALMHQAWVRDPKRTIGDLVKELSAKTGENVQVRRFVRYQLGEA
- the rpsB gene encoding 30S ribosomal protein S2, which translates into the protein MPDMQPTVEQLLAAGVHFGHQTRRWNPKMRRFIFAERNGIHIIDLQKTLRQIEIAQKLARDVIMRGDNVLFVCTKPQLAQIVRSEAERSGAMFITERWLGGLLTNFTTVKKQIRRMKDLEAGTEAGGEFENYTKKEQLMLNRESEKLKKYLHGIRSMTRLPGLLFIVDSKKERIAVNEANKLTIPIVAIADTNADPDLITVPIAGNDDAIRSVELITKAIADAIVEARQSAPVREEVEEGEGQTTYSSDRGSEPAEEGERRRRRRPRRRRAKPEAIAARLKAPGEGESVEGGGEAGDVAEEVE